One genomic region from Mycobacterium basiliense encodes:
- a CDS encoding MmpS family transport accessory protein — protein sequence MLTFLKRAWVPLVVVVAVAIGGTAVTRLRGIFGSDEIFSSSGNTVESIVPFNPKRVTYEVFGPSGTAGSVSYLNKNAEPEQVDFVSLPWTHTITTTVPAVIANIVAQGNSDSIGCRITVNGDVKDEQSVQGYHAQTFCLVKAA from the coding sequence ATGTTGACGTTTCTGAAGCGGGCATGGGTGCCGCTTGTCGTCGTGGTGGCCGTTGCCATCGGTGGCACAGCCGTCACGCGTCTACGGGGGATTTTCGGTTCCGACGAGATCTTTTCTTCGAGCGGCAACACCGTTGAATCGATCGTGCCGTTCAACCCAAAACGGGTTACCTACGAGGTTTTTGGGCCCAGCGGCACGGCGGGCAGCGTGAGCTATCTGAATAAGAACGCCGAGCCCGAGCAGGTCGACTTCGTCAGCCTGCCCTGGACTCACACGATCACGACGACGGTCCCCGCCGTCATCGCCAACATCGTGGCGCAGGGCAACAGCGACAGCATCGGCTGTCGCATCACCGTCAACGGTGACGTCAAGGACGAGCAATCCGTCCAGGGGTACCACGCCCAGACCTTCTGCTTGGTGAAAGCAGCATGA
- the bla gene encoding class A beta-lactamase yields the protein MGASSSQSPTVTRRELLAAVALVPLVGCARRSGGDRRAPVAAKPTTDFRSRFAELERQHEARLGVFVPATSTTTEIAHRAEERFAFCSTFKGLLVAAVLHQYPIDHLDSMVTYSSADIRSTSPITEQHLQTGMSIRGLCDAAIRYSDGTAANLLLDQIGGASAFTGYLRGLGDSVSQLDQEEPELNRDPPGDERDTTTPRAIALDYQNLVLGDALPADKRAMLTDWMARSTTGAKRIRAGFPADWKVIDKTGTGDYGRANDVAVVWSPSGAPYVVAIMTDRASGGYDAQPSDSLIADAARCVAEVLA from the coding sequence ATGGGTGCTTCAAGTTCACAGTCGCCGACGGTAACTCGACGTGAGTTGCTCGCGGCAGTCGCGTTGGTTCCGCTGGTGGGTTGTGCTCGGCGGTCCGGCGGTGACCGCCGGGCGCCGGTCGCGGCGAAGCCCACAACCGATTTCCGGAGTCGCTTTGCTGAGCTGGAACGGCAACACGAAGCTCGGCTGGGCGTGTTCGTGCCGGCAACCAGCACAACCACCGAGATCGCCCACCGCGCCGAGGAGCGGTTCGCTTTCTGTTCCACCTTCAAGGGGTTGCTGGTGGCCGCGGTCTTGCACCAGTATCCGATTGATCACCTGGACAGCATGGTCACCTACAGCAGCGCCGACATCCGGTCGACCTCGCCGATAACCGAGCAGCACCTTCAGACCGGCATGAGCATTCGGGGGCTCTGCGACGCGGCGATCCGCTACAGCGACGGCACCGCCGCCAATCTCTTGCTGGACCAGATCGGCGGTGCCTCGGCGTTTACCGGCTACTTGCGCGGCCTGGGCGACTCGGTGAGCCAACTGGACCAAGAGGAGCCGGAACTTAACCGCGATCCTCCCGGGGATGAGCGAGATACCACCACCCCGCGCGCGATCGCGCTCGACTATCAGAATTTGGTTCTCGGCGACGCGCTGCCCGCAGATAAGCGAGCGATGCTGACGGACTGGATGGCGCGCAGCACCACGGGCGCTAAGCGCATCAGGGCGGGGTTTCCTGCCGACTGGAAAGTGATCGACAAGACCGGGACAGGTGACTACGGACGGGCCAACGACGTCGCGGTGGTGTGGTCACCCAGCGGTGCGCCGTACGTCGTGGCCATCATGACCGACCGTGCCAGCGGCGGATATGACGCCCAACCCAGCGACAGTCTGATCGCCGATGCGGCGCGGTGTGTCGCCGAAGTCCTCGCATAG
- the sigC gene encoding RNA polymerase sigma factor SigC, producing the protein MTASSDDEAVTALALAAADGNARALEAFIKATQQDVWRFVTYLSDAGSADDLTQETFLRAIGAIRRFSGRSSARTWLLSIARRVVADHIRHLRSRPRAARGADPELVLDSARNARGFEELVEVTTMIAQLNPDQREALLLTQLFGLSYADAAAVCGCPVGTIRSRVARARDALLADPERDNLTG; encoded by the coding sequence ATGACCGCGTCTTCCGACGACGAGGCCGTCACGGCACTGGCCTTGGCGGCTGCCGATGGGAACGCGCGGGCGCTTGAGGCGTTTATCAAGGCCACTCAGCAAGATGTGTGGCGGTTTGTCACCTATCTGTCAGATGCCGGCAGTGCCGACGATCTGACGCAGGAAACCTTTCTGCGCGCAATCGGTGCGATCCGGCGGTTCTCCGGACGCTCCAGCGCCCGCACCTGGCTGCTGTCCATCGCGCGGCGAGTGGTTGCCGATCACATCCGCCACCTACGGTCGCGGCCACGCGCTGCCCGTGGCGCCGATCCCGAATTGGTGCTCGACTCCGCCCGCAACGCCCGTGGATTCGAGGAACTCGTCGAGGTCACCACCATGATCGCCCAGCTTAACCCCGATCAGCGGGAGGCACTGCTGCTCACGCAGTTGTTCGGCCTGTCTTACGCCGACGCCGCCGCGGTATGCGGCTGCCCGGTGGGCACCATCCGCTCCCGCGTCGCGCGGGCCCGCGATGCGCTGCTTGCCGACCCGGAACGCGACAACCTCACCGGTTAA
- a CDS encoding cobalt-precorrin-6A reductase yields MTRLLLLGGTAEGRALAARLHPHIDIVSSLAGRVADPALPVGSVRVGGFGGINGLRRWLVEERIDAVVDATHPFASTMTAHAAQVCGELGLPYLVLARPPWDPGAAIVVPSDAAAAEVVEQQQFSRIFLTTGRSGTAAFADSGAWFLIRAVTPPDNALLPRRRRLLLSRGPYRYDNELQLLREHAIDALVTKNSGGDMTRAKLDAAAALDIAVVMVARPALPSGVSTVSTVEQAAAWVIGLG; encoded by the coding sequence TTGACGCGGCTGCTGCTGCTCGGCGGCACCGCCGAGGGGCGGGCCTTGGCCGCCCGTCTGCACCCACACATCGACATCGTCAGCTCGTTGGCCGGCCGGGTGGCCGACCCCGCGCTGCCGGTGGGTTCGGTGCGCGTTGGCGGATTCGGCGGCATCAACGGACTGCGGCGGTGGCTGGTGGAGGAGCGCATCGATGCCGTGGTCGACGCCACGCACCCGTTCGCTTCGACCATGACCGCGCACGCCGCACAGGTATGCGGCGAGCTGGGCCTGCCCTATTTGGTGCTGGCTCGCCCGCCCTGGGATCCTGGTGCCGCCATCGTTGTGCCATCGGATGCTGCGGCGGCGGAAGTAGTTGAACAACAACAGTTCTCGCGGATCTTTCTCACCACCGGACGATCCGGCACCGCGGCCTTCGCCGACAGCGGCGCGTGGTTCCTGATCCGTGCCGTCACCCCGCCCGACAATGCCTTGTTGCCGCGCCGGCGCCGGCTGCTGTTGTCTCGCGGGCCGTATCGCTACGACAACGAACTGCAGCTTCTTCGTGAGCACGCCATCGATGCCCTGGTCACCAAGAACAGCGGCGGCGACATGACCCGGGCCAAGCTCGACGCCGCTGCCGCACTCGACATCGCGGTGGTCATGGTGGCACGCCCAGCGTTACCGAGCGGGGTGTCGACCGTCAGCACCGTTGAGCAGGCCGCGGCTTGGGTGATAGGACTGGGTTAA
- the cobM gene encoding precorrin-4 C(11)-methyltransferase, whose product MTVYFIGAGPGAADLITVRGQRLLRACPVCLYAGSIMPDDLLAHCPPEAKVLDTGPLTLDQIITEIADADAAGHDVARLHSGDPSLYSALAEQCRRLDALGIGYEIVPGVPAFAAAAAVLKREFTVPGVAQTVTLTRVSTLSTPMPPGEDLAGLAKTGATLVLHLAAAQIDAIVPQLLTGGYRPETPAAVVAFASWPQQAVLRGTLADIAGQLHDANITKTAVIVVGEVLAAQGFSDSYLYSVARREAH is encoded by the coding sequence GTGACGGTCTATTTCATCGGTGCCGGACCCGGCGCGGCGGATTTGATCACCGTGCGTGGCCAACGACTCCTACGCGCCTGCCCGGTTTGCCTGTACGCGGGTTCGATCATGCCCGACGACCTGCTTGCCCACTGCCCGCCGGAGGCGAAGGTCCTCGACACCGGTCCGCTGACATTGGACCAGATCATCACCGAAATCGCCGACGCCGACGCCGCCGGCCACGATGTGGCCCGGTTGCACTCCGGCGACCCGTCGCTGTATAGCGCGCTGGCCGAACAATGCCGCCGTCTCGACGCTTTGGGTATCGGCTACGAAATCGTGCCGGGCGTACCCGCTTTCGCTGCGGCCGCGGCGGTGCTCAAACGCGAATTCACCGTCCCCGGGGTAGCGCAGACCGTGACCTTGACCCGGGTGTCGACCCTGTCCACGCCCATGCCGCCCGGCGAAGATCTGGCCGGCCTGGCCAAAACCGGTGCCACCCTGGTGTTGCACCTGGCCGCAGCACAGATCGACGCCATCGTGCCGCAGCTGCTGACCGGAGGCTACCGGCCCGAAACGCCAGCCGCGGTAGTGGCTTTCGCAAGCTGGCCGCAACAGGCCGTGTTGCGGGGCACACTGGCCGATATCGCCGGGCAGCTGCACGACGCCAATATCACCAAGACCGCCGTCATCGTCGTCGGCGAGGTGCTGGCGGCGCAAGGCTTCAGCGACAGCTATCTGTATTCGGTGGCACGTCGGGAGGCGCATTGA
- the cbiE gene encoding precorrin-6y C5,15-methyltransferase (decarboxylating) subunit CbiE has protein sequence MIVVVGIGADGMPGISATARSELQRATVIYGSKRQLDLLDEAVATARREWPSPMLPALRELPADGPDIHIVASGDPLLHGIGGTLIRLFGADKVSVLPHVSAVTLACARMGWNVQDTEVISLVTSPPHTAIRLGGQAIVLSSDRTTPRELAVLLNAHGRGDSQFSVLEQLGGPAERRRHGTAKQWATDAPVDVDDLNVVAIRYLPDERTSLLSDDAFVHDGQITKHGIRAVTLAALAPRPGQRLWDVGAGSGSIAVEWCRSWPGCTAVAFERDEGRRRNILRNATATGVSIDARGEAPHAFPDAAQPSAIFVGGGLTQPGLLDTCLDHLRVHGRLVANAVTAESEALLVQVYSRLGGQLRRFQHYRGEPLGAFTGWRPQMPVTQWAVTKQ, from the coding sequence ATGATCGTCGTGGTCGGCATCGGGGCCGACGGCATGCCGGGGATCTCCGCGACGGCTCGGAGCGAACTACAAAGGGCCACCGTCATTTACGGGTCCAAGAGGCAACTCGACCTGCTCGACGAAGCCGTCGCCACGGCACGCCGGGAGTGGCCGTCGCCGATGCTGCCCGCACTACGAGAGCTGCCGGCGGACGGACCCGACATCCACATCGTCGCCAGCGGCGATCCGCTTTTGCACGGCATCGGCGGGACCCTGATTCGGCTATTCGGCGCCGACAAGGTAAGCGTGCTGCCGCACGTGTCGGCGGTAACACTCGCATGTGCCCGGATGGGGTGGAACGTGCAGGACACCGAGGTGATCAGCCTGGTCACCTCGCCGCCGCACACCGCGATCCGCCTCGGCGGCCAGGCGATCGTGCTGTCCAGTGACCGGACCACGCCAAGGGAGCTGGCGGTGCTGCTCAATGCGCACGGCCGCGGCGACTCCCAATTCAGCGTCCTTGAACAGCTGGGCGGTCCCGCCGAACGGCGCCGTCACGGCACGGCGAAACAATGGGCCACCGACGCCCCGGTCGATGTCGATGACCTCAACGTGGTGGCGATCCGCTACCTGCCCGACGAGCGGACCTCGCTCCTGTCCGACGACGCGTTCGTTCACGATGGGCAGATCACCAAACACGGCATCCGCGCGGTGACATTGGCGGCCCTGGCGCCACGGCCGGGCCAGCGGTTGTGGGACGTGGGCGCGGGCTCGGGCAGCATCGCCGTCGAGTGGTGCCGGAGTTGGCCGGGGTGCACCGCGGTGGCGTTCGAACGGGACGAGGGGCGCCGCCGCAACATCTTGCGCAACGCCACGGCCACCGGCGTAAGCATCGACGCCCGAGGCGAGGCACCCCACGCCTTCCCCGACGCCGCGCAACCGTCGGCGATCTTCGTCGGCGGCGGGCTGACCCAACCCGGTCTGCTCGACACCTGCCTGGACCACCTGCGGGTGCATGGGCGCCTAGTCGCCAATGCGGTCACCGCGGAATCGGAAGCCCTACTGGTGCAAGTGTATTCGCGTCTTGGGGGCCAGCTGCGCCGGTTTCAGCACTACCGTGGCGAGCCGCTGGGCGCCTTCACCGGCTGGCGCCCGCAAATGCCGGTCACGCAATGGGCGGTGACCAAACAGTGA
- a CDS encoding SDR family NAD(P)-dependent oxidoreductase codes for MDDTGAGPVVIFGGRSEIGIELARLLAPGATLILAARRADQLDEQVATLKSAGAMQVHTSEFDADDLTSHGPLVAKIVADHGPIGTAVLAFGILGDQARAEADAAHALAIVGTDYVAQVSLLTHLAAVMRAAGQGSLVVFSSVAGVRVRRANYVYGSAKAGLDGFASGLTDALHGTGVNVLIARPGFVIGRMTEGMTPAPLSSTPQQVAAATARALAKGRRTVWIPWALRPMFFTLKLLPQFVWRRMPR; via the coding sequence GTGGATGACACGGGCGCAGGTCCAGTGGTAATTTTCGGCGGCCGCAGCGAGATCGGCATCGAGCTGGCGCGGCTGCTTGCTCCCGGGGCGACGCTGATACTGGCCGCCCGGCGGGCCGACCAGCTTGATGAGCAGGTCGCCACCCTCAAATCCGCGGGCGCGATGCAGGTCCACACCAGCGAGTTCGATGCCGACGACCTAACTTCACACGGTCCGCTGGTCGCCAAGATCGTCGCCGATCATGGACCGATCGGAACCGCCGTACTGGCCTTCGGAATCCTGGGGGACCAGGCCCGCGCGGAAGCAGACGCCGCTCATGCGCTTGCCATTGTGGGCACCGATTACGTCGCTCAGGTCAGTCTGCTCACGCACCTGGCCGCCGTGATGCGCGCGGCGGGGCAGGGCTCGCTGGTGGTGTTCTCCTCGGTGGCGGGGGTTCGGGTGCGTCGGGCCAACTACGTCTACGGGTCGGCCAAGGCCGGCCTGGACGGCTTCGCCAGCGGTTTGACCGACGCGCTGCACGGTACCGGGGTCAACGTGCTGATCGCGCGACCCGGATTCGTCATCGGGCGTATGACGGAGGGCATGACGCCCGCGCCGCTGTCCAGCACCCCGCAACAGGTGGCCGCCGCCACCGCGCGGGCCCTAGCCAAGGGCCGGCGTACCGTCTGGATTCCGTGGGCGCTGCGGCCGATGTTCTTCACCCTGAAGCTGCTACCGCAGTTCGTGTGGCGCAGGATGCCGCGATGA
- a CDS encoding F420-dependent biliverdin reductase, with protein MTMAKTTTRLTDDALAFLTERHLAMLTTLRADNSPHVVAVGFTFDPKTHIARVITTGGSQKAVNADRGGVAVLSQVDGARWLSLEGRASVNNEIDAVRDAELRYAQRYRTPRPNPRRVVIEVEIERVLGSSSLLDRIE; from the coding sequence TTGACGATGGCCAAGACCACTACCCGGCTTACCGACGACGCGCTTGCGTTTCTCACCGAGCGCCATCTGGCCATGTTGACCACGTTGCGAGCCGACAATTCGCCACACGTGGTGGCGGTGGGGTTCACCTTCGATCCCAAGACGCATATTGCTCGGGTGATCACCACCGGCGGCTCGCAGAAGGCGGTCAACGCCGACCGTGGCGGGGTTGCGGTGCTGAGCCAGGTCGACGGTGCGCGGTGGTTGTCGCTGGAAGGTCGCGCCAGCGTGAACAACGAGATTGACGCCGTGCGCGACGCTGAATTGCGCTATGCCCAGCGCTACCGCACCCCGCGGCCCAACCCGCGACGCGTGGTCATCGAAGTCGAGATTGAGCGGGTGCTGGGGTCCTCGTCGTTGCTTGACCGGATCGAGTAG